Below is a window of Pseudomonas sp. B21-040 DNA.
ACCTGCCACCGTTGATGGGCGCTAGGTGATGGGTGATCTGCTCATAGCGTTCGCACGCATAAGCCGCGCGCAGTTCGTGGAAGCCTTTGAGGTTGTACGTATGGAGGATGTCTCGGGCGGGGCGTACGACATGTTGCTGGAAATCGAGGTAGCTCTCGTTCGGAGCTAGTAGGTTGTGGCTACCATGCGGTAGGACCTGCTCGGCATATCTGAGCGCTTCGCGAACATGGTCATCTACGATGATCCAGCGAGGTGCTGTTGCTCCGCCGCGACCACCTTTGGTGCCGTCCTGGATGTTGATCCTCTCGAGTTGCTTGGCTTCCCGCTGTAGTCGAGGAAGGTCGGCCAAAATCGCTTCACGCAAACGCATGCCGGTGGCTCGCGCTAACTTAGCGATGGCCGCAGCGCGCGGCTGCTGATGTTCGCAAAGCTCGTCGACGATCCGCTTCACGTATTCGCGGTCTTGGCCTTGCGGCACTAAGCGACGAACACTGGCCCGATGCATTCCCAACGCCTTGCTTGGGCTCGGCACTTTCACAGACTGATCACCGCGAAGCGCGGCCATAGTTCTGTTCACACTGGACAATCGGTTTTGCGC
It encodes the following:
- a CDS encoding integrase domain-containing protein, yielding MALVGKRDGRNFGYGRQLSYAGPQALKDMFGGGHYGTVQAHSDRWLAFVRWCRSEDGPGFNDARKIVRQTLLDYARHLRQQVEQGAIGIATAQNRLSSVNRTMAALRGDQSVKVPSPSKALGMHRASVRRLVPQGQDREYVKRIVDELCEHQQPRAAAIAKLARATGMRLREAILADLPRLQREAKQLERINIQDGTKGGRGGATAPRWIIVDDHVREALRYAEQVLPHGSHNLLAPNESYLDFQQHVVRPARDILHTYNLKGFHELRAAYACERYEQITHHLAPINGGRCKRLDPGLDREARIQISYELGHGRIDVVSAYIGGRA